In Edaphobacter dinghuensis, a genomic segment contains:
- a CDS encoding sigma-70 family RNA polymerase sigma factor → MKARKEEQDTEEVMNMGRAVPVEMLHGVSGAKLLCGQPEATSSFFIPFTAKDQPEGERESETVMDRDLMLMEHLPTVRYLARRIHERLPQHVELDDLISAGVVGLIDAFSKFDHKKKVQFKSYAQFRIRGAILDSLRTLDWSPRELRRKGRAVEEAIRTVTLRVGRAPSEQEIAGEMELSLAEYQQLLGDLKGLEIGSLHVERSEDSGDEELSYIPGPPEEDPLFRCLKGEMKQRLADAIDELPEKERMVLTLYYYEELTMKEIGLTLGVVESRVSQIHSSAVLRLRTALAGLRTTDSGPGGKISNGKRRASC, encoded by the coding sequence ATGAAGGCGCGGAAAGAAGAGCAGGATACGGAGGAAGTGATGAATATGGGCAGGGCGGTTCCGGTAGAGATGTTGCATGGCGTGTCGGGGGCGAAGCTGTTGTGCGGCCAGCCGGAGGCAACGTCGTCGTTCTTTATCCCATTCACGGCGAAGGACCAGCCGGAGGGAGAGCGTGAAAGTGAGACTGTAATGGATCGTGATCTTATGCTGATGGAACATCTGCCGACCGTGCGGTATCTGGCGCGGCGCATTCACGAACGCCTGCCGCAGCATGTTGAGCTGGACGATCTCATCTCCGCCGGTGTGGTTGGCCTGATCGACGCTTTCTCCAAGTTCGACCACAAGAAGAAGGTGCAGTTCAAGAGCTACGCGCAGTTCAGGATTCGCGGTGCGATTCTCGACTCATTGCGAACGCTGGACTGGAGCCCGAGAGAGCTGCGAAGAAAGGGCAGGGCGGTAGAGGAGGCGATTCGCACTGTAACGCTGAGGGTGGGAAGGGCTCCCTCCGAGCAAGAGATTGCAGGCGAGATGGAACTGAGCCTGGCAGAGTATCAGCAGCTGCTCGGCGATCTGAAGGGGTTGGAGATCGGCAGCCTTCACGTCGAACGGTCGGAGGATTCAGGCGATGAGGAGCTGTCGTATATTCCCGGTCCTCCGGAGGAAGATCCGTTGTTTCGCTGTCTGAAGGGCGAGATGAAGCAGCGGCTGGCAGACGCAATCGACGAGCTTCCGGAGAAGGAGCGCATGGTCCTGACTCTCTACTACTACGAGGAGCTGACCATGAAGGAGATCGGGCTGACGCTTGGAGTGGTGGAATCGCGGGTCTCGCAGATTCACTCCTCTGCGGTGCTGCGGCTGAGAACTGCTCTGGCGGGCCTTCGCACGACGGACTCCGGTCCCGGCGGCAAGATCTCCAATGGGAAGCGGCGCGCTTCGTGCTAG
- a CDS encoding peptidoglycan-binding protein: protein MRFTQLVLCSGLIFATAIPGVAVIHARRGPTSHHRLFHTRSSHSKHTKAAIRSVGQRSIDDGRATQIQTALVKSGYLTDPSGHWDSSTSAAMQKYQADNGWQTKLVPDSRAIIKLGLGPDRDADRAAAASTLGTTESASASMVTQ, encoded by the coding sequence ATGAGGTTTACTCAACTCGTTCTATGCTCCGGTCTCATCTTCGCTACGGCGATTCCCGGAGTAGCTGTCATTCATGCACGCCGTGGTCCTACATCGCATCACAGGCTGTTTCACACCCGCAGCAGCCACAGCAAGCATACGAAGGCAGCAATACGATCAGTTGGTCAACGCTCTATCGATGACGGCCGCGCCACCCAGATTCAAACCGCACTCGTCAAATCAGGCTACCTCACTGATCCCTCTGGTCATTGGGATTCCAGCACCTCAGCCGCCATGCAGAAGTATCAGGCAGACAATGGCTGGCAGACCAAGCTGGTTCCCGACTCCCGCGCCATCATCAAGCTCGGCCTCGGACCTGATCGGGACGCTGACCGCGCCGCCGCTGCCTCCACCCTGGGCACAACAGAGTCGGCCTCCGCTTCCATGGTCACGCAATAA
- a CDS encoding trypsin-like peptidase domain-containing protein: MDIRNNPSPSLLDRMRAHRLTTTFTLLATLSIGILVGSVLTQNVSGKEQAKVDTSDAKPIVIPSPVALSNGFSQIVKEVSPAVVNINTEEIPKQNLNKRGRRGMQQSPDGDDDQDQGQGDMQDFFNRFFGGQGGGQGDDDGGGQMSGERRALGSGFIVDPRGYIITNNHVVDKADKIYVKLSTDPDDQDSSEGHPAHVVGVDKDTDIAVIKIDVDKPLPTIKLGNSDGAQVGDWVLAIGSPYNLSKTVTAGIISAKDRSIPETGPNNIDQSQFQRFIQTDAAINPGNSGGPLVDMAGQVVGMNTAIYTQSMGSIGLGFAMPSNTIAKIYNDLIGPTHKVVRGSIGVSFQPAVSSAVNRMYGFTNGVIVSTVVPGKGAAKAGIQPGDILVSINGRSIKGGDDLVNDISSRAIGSTIKLGYIRNGKQDVANVVIGDRAETYAELTGGGDDNSSPQPSDVGQTTLGITVSAIPPDVASKTGISRGVMITSVRPGSFADEINLGKGLIITAINKKPVTDEGSYRAIVSTLKSKDDVVFVIHFPNQKNSGNSYIGGTLP; this comes from the coding sequence ATGGACATACGAAACAACCCTTCTCCGAGCCTGCTGGATCGCATGCGCGCACACCGCCTCACCACGACCTTCACCCTCCTCGCTACCCTCTCCATCGGAATCCTCGTCGGCTCCGTTCTTACGCAAAATGTCAGCGGCAAGGAACAGGCCAAGGTCGACACTTCGGACGCGAAACCGATCGTCATTCCCTCCCCCGTCGCGCTCTCCAACGGCTTCTCTCAGATCGTGAAAGAGGTCAGCCCCGCCGTCGTCAACATCAACACCGAAGAGATCCCCAAGCAAAACCTCAACAAGCGCGGCCGGCGCGGTATGCAGCAGAGCCCCGATGGCGATGACGACCAGGATCAGGGTCAGGGCGACATGCAGGACTTCTTCAACCGCTTCTTCGGCGGCCAGGGCGGAGGTCAGGGCGACGATGACGGCGGCGGACAGATGTCCGGTGAGCGTCGCGCTCTCGGCTCCGGCTTTATCGTCGATCCCCGCGGCTACATCATCACCAACAACCACGTCGTCGACAAGGCCGACAAGATCTACGTCAAGCTCTCCACCGACCCCGACGATCAGGACAGCTCCGAAGGCCATCCAGCTCACGTCGTAGGTGTCGATAAGGACACCGACATCGCCGTCATTAAAATCGATGTCGACAAGCCCCTTCCCACCATTAAGCTCGGCAACTCCGACGGAGCGCAGGTCGGTGACTGGGTGCTCGCCATCGGCAGCCCCTACAATCTCTCCAAGACCGTTACCGCCGGTATCATCTCCGCCAAAGACCGCTCGATCCCTGAGACCGGTCCCAACAACATCGACCAGAGCCAGTTCCAGCGCTTCATCCAGACCGACGCTGCCATCAACCCCGGCAACTCGGGCGGCCCGCTCGTCGATATGGCCGGTCAGGTCGTCGGCATGAACACCGCCATCTACACCCAGTCCATGGGATCGATCGGCCTCGGGTTCGCCATGCCGTCCAACACCATCGCCAAGATCTACAACGATCTCATCGGGCCAACCCATAAGGTCGTCCGCGGCTCTATCGGCGTCAGCTTCCAGCCCGCCGTCAGCTCCGCCGTCAACCGCATGTACGGCTTCACCAATGGTGTGATCGTCAGCACAGTCGTTCCTGGCAAGGGCGCGGCCAAGGCCGGCATCCAACCCGGTGACATCCTCGTCTCCATCAATGGCCGCTCCATCAAGGGCGGCGACGACCTGGTGAACGACATCTCTTCACGGGCCATCGGTTCCACCATCAAGCTCGGCTACATCCGCAACGGAAAGCAGGACGTTGCCAACGTCGTCATCGGCGACCGCGCTGAAACCTATGCCGAACTCACCGGTGGCGGGGACGATAACTCCTCTCCACAGCCATCCGACGTCGGGCAGACCACGCTCGGCATCACCGTCTCGGCCATTCCTCCGGATGTCGCATCCAAGACCGGAATCAGCCGCGGCGTCATGATCACCAGCGTTCGCCCCGGCTCCTTCGCCGATGAGATCAACCTGGGCAAGGGCCTGATCATCACAGCGATCAACAAGAAGCCCGTCACCGACGAAGGCAGCTACCGGGCCATCGTCTCCACCCTCAAATCCAAGGATGACGTCGTCTTCGTCATCCACTTCCCAAATCAGAAGAACTCCGGAAACTCCTACATCGGCGGAACACTGCCGTAG
- a CDS encoding flagellar motor switch protein FliM → MGKQLEQGDIDALFAAAGANAAAQAASEGDAAPPEQYNFSRAGQISNEQMRAISTVNDLFARNLMHTLGAWLRTPLRIKLVAGEQLPFKEFLERLSIHTFVCSLRLEPLGAVGLLELELAISSSVIDVLLGGVGKAWPVRELTDIEEAILTSVMQLVVQELNLAWQAVGLEFVFEKRETEAAVARMMTPGERTLCVSFEARMPEAQGVINLCLPAVVLNAILRRLIAEGDRPRRRSKEAHMRMRDLLGQVKVGTLLQFPQMRLRASDIAALVPGMVLRLPLPKTSAAELRVGNLQLASAYPVRTGEHRGAQFEDEAMSSHYIGQSLSRPADNLAMSVN, encoded by the coding sequence ATGGGGAAGCAGCTTGAACAGGGAGATATCGACGCGCTCTTCGCAGCAGCCGGAGCAAATGCTGCGGCGCAGGCGGCGTCCGAGGGAGATGCAGCTCCGCCGGAACAATACAACTTCAGCCGCGCGGGACAGATCAGCAATGAACAGATGCGCGCCATCAGCACGGTGAACGATCTGTTCGCGCGCAATTTGATGCACACGCTTGGAGCATGGCTGAGAACGCCGCTGCGCATCAAGCTGGTCGCCGGCGAGCAACTGCCTTTCAAAGAATTTTTAGAGAGGCTTTCCATCCATACCTTCGTCTGCTCGCTCCGGCTGGAGCCGCTGGGGGCGGTTGGTCTGCTGGAGCTTGAGCTGGCGATCTCGTCGTCGGTCATCGATGTATTGCTGGGCGGCGTAGGCAAGGCATGGCCGGTGCGTGAGCTGACGGATATCGAAGAGGCGATTCTTACCTCGGTGATGCAGCTTGTCGTGCAGGAGCTGAACCTCGCGTGGCAAGCAGTTGGGCTTGAGTTTGTCTTTGAGAAGCGTGAGACCGAAGCTGCGGTTGCGCGAATGATGACTCCGGGAGAGAGGACGCTGTGCGTAAGCTTTGAGGCGCGCATGCCTGAGGCGCAGGGAGTGATCAATCTTTGCCTGCCCGCGGTGGTGCTCAATGCGATTCTTCGGCGGCTGATTGCAGAAGGCGACCGTCCGCGCCGGCGATCGAAAGAGGCCCATATGCGAATGAGAGATCTGCTGGGGCAGGTGAAGGTTGGAACACTGCTGCAGTTTCCGCAGATGCGGCTGCGCGCAAGCGATATAGCGGCCCTTGTGCCTGGCATGGTGTTGCGGCTTCCGCTTCCCAAGACCTCGGCTGCGGAGCTGCGGGTTGGAAATCTACAGCTGGCCTCTGCGTATCCCGTGCGAACCGGAGAGCATCGCGGGGCGCAGTTCGAGGATGAGGCTATGAGTAGCCACTACATTGGCCAGTCTTTGAGCAGGCCGGCAGACAACTTAGCGATGAGTGTGAACTGA
- a CDS encoding FliM/FliN family flagellar motor switch protein has product MDNGMSAEETARAEAIGLLCDIELDASLQFGSREMPLREVLELGPGDVIELDRHVSEPVDLVIGDRIVARGEVVIVSGNFALRVTEVATPQLRLESIRCLF; this is encoded by the coding sequence ATGGACAACGGAATGAGTGCAGAGGAGACGGCACGAGCCGAGGCGATCGGGCTCTTGTGCGATATCGAATTGGATGCATCGCTGCAGTTTGGCTCTCGAGAGATGCCGCTGCGAGAGGTGCTCGAGCTTGGGCCTGGAGATGTGATTGAGCTGGACCGGCATGTCTCTGAGCCGGTGGACCTCGTCATCGGCGACAGGATTGTGGCCCGCGGAGAAGTGGTCATTGTGAGCGGAAACTTTGCGCTTCGCGTAACAGAAGTTGCAACGCCGCAGTTGCGGCTGGAGAGCATACGATGCCTTTTCTAG
- the sdhB gene encoding succinate dehydrogenase iron-sulfur subunit: MAQSIKVEIKRQSNPNSPATTEKFEVPYRPGMNITSLLGEIALNPVDVSGKQTTPITYDSNCLEEICGSCAMLINGKARMACSALVDKLRGPNNDQPITLAPLSKFPVVRDLAVDRSVLFENLKRVKAWVPIDGSYDLGAGPRQAPQIQEQRYPLSNCISCTICMEVCPQFNDVTNFVGAATIAQAKLFNIDPSGSVLKEERLRALAGDGGIQECSFAQNCVQACPKELPLTEAISDMGRDVFVQQVKDLFTR, from the coding sequence ATGGCACAGAGCATCAAAGTCGAGATCAAGCGTCAGTCCAACCCGAACTCCCCCGCCACCACCGAGAAGTTCGAGGTTCCCTACCGCCCCGGCATGAACATCACCTCGCTGCTCGGCGAGATCGCGCTCAATCCCGTCGACGTCTCCGGCAAGCAGACCACGCCCATCACCTACGACTCCAACTGCCTCGAAGAGATCTGCGGCTCCTGCGCCATGCTCATCAACGGCAAGGCCCGCATGGCCTGCTCGGCTCTGGTCGACAAGCTGCGCGGACCAAATAACGACCAGCCCATCACCCTCGCTCCCCTCTCCAAGTTCCCCGTCGTCCGCGACCTCGCCGTCGACCGCAGCGTCCTCTTCGAGAACCTCAAGCGCGTCAAAGCCTGGGTACCCATCGACGGCTCGTACGATCTCGGAGCCGGGCCACGCCAGGCTCCTCAAATTCAGGAGCAGCGCTACCCGCTCTCCAATTGCATCTCCTGCACCATCTGCATGGAGGTCTGCCCTCAGTTCAACGACGTCACCAACTTCGTCGGCGCAGCCACCATCGCTCAGGCAAAGCTCTTTAATATAGACCCCAGCGGCTCCGTCCTTAAGGAAGAGCGTCTCCGCGCTCTCGCCGGTGACGGCGGCATTCAGGAGTGCAGCTTCGCCCAGAACTGCGTGCAGGCCTGCCCCAAGGAGCTTCCGCTCACCGAGGCCATCTCCGACATGGGCCGCGACGTCTTCGTGCAGCAGGTCAAAGATCTCTTTACTCGCTAA